One part of the Streptomyces lydicus genome encodes these proteins:
- a CDS encoding cytochrome P450 family protein gives MTERTPVADAFGDADFMQDPHAVYRRLREQGPVHRTTLPKGVPLFGGLPVWVVSTYSAVRAALTDPRLSTDLKHTSALFARHGTDTAGGAFGAALARHMLHSDQPDHTRLRKLVNKAFTPGAVDRLRPRIEDITSGLLDAMKGREQVDLLEEFAFPLPVTVICELLGVPEADRADFTRWSQRLVSGPSAEEVAAAQASMVGYLTELTAAKRADPQDDILSALVQASDEGDRLADSELVPMAFLLLVGGHETTTNLIGNGTLHLLRDRAKLRALLDDPALLPGAVEEFLRFEGPIKHATFRYTTDEVELGGVRIPAGELVLVSLVSANRDGERFTDPDRLDLTRAPGGHLAFGHGIHYCVGAPLARLEAQIAFRQLLERHPDMTLAAEPTELYWRASTLMRGLHSLPVRLGGAG, from the coding sequence ATGACCGAGCGGACACCGGTCGCGGACGCCTTCGGCGACGCCGACTTCATGCAGGACCCGCACGCGGTCTACCGGCGGCTGCGCGAGCAGGGCCCGGTGCACCGCACCACGCTCCCCAAGGGCGTACCGCTCTTCGGCGGGCTGCCGGTGTGGGTGGTCAGCACGTATTCCGCGGTGCGCGCCGCGCTGACCGACCCCCGGCTGAGCACCGACCTCAAGCACACCAGCGCGCTGTTCGCCCGGCACGGCACCGACACCGCCGGCGGCGCGTTCGGCGCGGCACTCGCCCGGCACATGCTCCACTCCGACCAGCCGGACCACACCCGGCTGCGCAAACTGGTCAACAAGGCGTTCACGCCGGGCGCCGTGGACCGGCTGCGGCCGCGCATCGAGGACATCACCAGCGGCCTGCTGGACGCCATGAAGGGGCGCGAACAGGTCGACCTGCTGGAGGAGTTCGCCTTCCCGCTGCCGGTCACCGTCATCTGTGAACTGCTCGGCGTCCCCGAGGCCGACCGGGCCGACTTCACGCGCTGGTCCCAGCGCCTGGTCTCCGGCCCCTCCGCCGAGGAGGTCGCCGCGGCCCAGGCGTCGATGGTCGGCTACCTGACCGAGCTGACCGCGGCCAAGCGCGCCGACCCGCAGGACGACATCCTCAGCGCCCTGGTCCAGGCCAGCGACGAGGGCGACCGCCTGGCCGACAGCGAACTGGTCCCGATGGCGTTCCTGCTGCTGGTCGGCGGGCACGAGACGACCACCAACCTGATCGGCAACGGCACCCTCCACCTGCTGCGCGACCGCGCCAAGCTGCGTGCCCTGCTCGACGATCCGGCCCTGCTGCCCGGCGCGGTCGAGGAGTTCCTGCGCTTCGAGGGGCCCATCAAGCACGCCACGTTCCGGTACACCACCGACGAGGTCGAGCTGGGCGGCGTCCGCATCCCCGCCGGGGAACTGGTCCTGGTCTCCCTGGTGTCGGCCAACCGCGACGGCGAGCGCTTCACCGACCCCGACCGGCTCGACCTGACCCGCGCCCCCGGCGGCCACCTGGCCTTCGGCCACGGCATCCACTACTGCGTCGGCGCGCCCCTGGCCCGCCTCGAGGCGCAGATCGCCTTCCGCCAACTCCTGGAACGCCACCCGGACATGACGCTCGCGGCCGAGCCGACCGAGCTGTACTGGCGGGCCAGCACCCTGATGAGGGGCCTGCACTCGCTGCCCGTCCGCCTCGGGGGCGCCGGATGA
- a CDS encoding NDP-hexose 2,3-dehydratase family protein, producing MTTTAVPPRAPAFQEWFEARKSAHEHRVRPLALDRLDGWRFHEDTGNLVHRSGRFFTVEGLRTYVGEESRARWSRPVIVQPETGILGILVKRFGSVPHCLMQAKMEPGNINTLQLSPTVQATRSNYTRVHQGNRVPYLEHFTAPRRGRVLLDVLQSEQGAWFLGKRNRNMIVEVQPDEDVPVLDDFRWVELAELRSLLHTDNLVNMDSRTVLSGMPPTPPAAGAAGTDGFFRPAPDGRARHDTAYLRSWFTEARTANPLVQRRVPLADLADWEYRDGRLAHRQGGPFTVIGVDVEAGGREVPHWTQPMVAPTGRGLAAFLVRRLDGVPHVLVKAHTEPGTFDTVEIGPTVQCALGRDDRDGAAERSPYLDRIRTAPPSAVRFDAVHSEEGGRFHHAETRYVIAEAGPDAEHDVPDTHVWMTVEQLTGFVRCGGHVNVEARSLLACLHTLG from the coding sequence ATGACCACCACCGCCGTACCGCCGCGGGCGCCCGCTTTCCAGGAATGGTTCGAGGCCCGCAAGAGCGCCCACGAGCACCGGGTACGGCCGCTGGCGCTGGACCGGCTCGACGGGTGGCGGTTCCACGAGGACACCGGGAACCTCGTCCACCGCAGCGGTCGGTTCTTCACGGTCGAGGGGCTTAGGACCTACGTCGGCGAGGAGAGCCGGGCGCGCTGGAGCCGGCCGGTCATCGTGCAGCCGGAAACCGGCATCCTCGGCATCCTCGTCAAGCGGTTCGGATCCGTGCCGCACTGCCTGATGCAGGCGAAGATGGAGCCGGGCAACATCAACACGCTGCAGCTCTCGCCGACCGTCCAGGCCACCCGCAGTAACTACACCCGCGTCCACCAGGGCAATCGCGTCCCCTACCTGGAGCACTTCACCGCGCCCCGCCGCGGCCGGGTCCTGCTGGACGTCCTGCAGTCCGAACAGGGCGCGTGGTTCCTCGGGAAGCGCAACCGCAACATGATCGTCGAGGTGCAGCCGGACGAGGACGTGCCCGTCCTGGACGACTTCCGGTGGGTCGAACTGGCCGAACTCCGGTCCCTGCTGCACACCGACAACCTCGTCAACATGGACTCCCGCACCGTCCTGTCCGGCATGCCGCCGACCCCACCGGCGGCCGGCGCGGCCGGGACCGACGGTTTCTTCCGGCCCGCGCCGGACGGCCGCGCCCGGCACGACACCGCGTATCTGCGCAGCTGGTTCACCGAGGCCCGGACCGCGAACCCCTTGGTGCAGCGCCGGGTTCCGCTGGCGGACCTGGCCGACTGGGAGTACCGCGACGGGCGCCTCGCACACCGGCAGGGCGGCCCGTTCACCGTCATCGGTGTCGACGTCGAGGCCGGCGGCCGTGAGGTGCCGCACTGGACCCAGCCCATGGTGGCCCCCACGGGCCGTGGACTGGCCGCCTTCCTCGTCCGTCGGCTCGACGGTGTGCCGCACGTGCTGGTCAAGGCCCATACCGAGCCCGGCACCTTCGACACGGTGGAGATCGGCCCGACCGTGCAGTGCGCACTCGGCCGGGACGACCGGGACGGCGCCGCCGAACGATCCCCGTACCTGGACCGGATCCGCACCGCCCCGCCGTCCGCCGTGCGCTTCGACGCCGTGCACTCCGAGGAGGGCGGGCGCTTCCACCACGCCGAGACCCGCTATGTGATCGCCGAGGCCGGCCCGGACGCGGAGCACGACGTGCCGGACACCCACGTGTGGATGACGGTGGAACAGCTCACCGGCTTCGTCCGCTGCGGCGGCCACGTCAATGTCGAAGCCCGCAGCCTGCTGGCGTGCCTGCACACCCTGGGATGA